A single region of the Rhodospirillales bacterium genome encodes:
- a CDS encoding LysR family transcriptional regulator — translation MDWDKLRIFHAVAEAGSFTHASDTLHLSQSAVSRQISTLEESLGIVLFHRHARGLILSEEGELLHRTASDIIEKLTMIESLLADSKQLPEGPLLITAPPFIGSTWLAPLLREFREDYPDIQITLRLDDSILNLSMREADVAIRLYKPEQPDLIQRHLTDIKFHICASKAYLEKYGHPEDIKELKDHTLIGYPDNVPPPFSDPNWLFRVAGIKLQNNSRLIMMNSLHGIHETVRAGAGIAALPDYLVKNSTRTQRILTEIQPPPVSMYFVYPEDRRDSKRIAVFRDFILKTIQKTAF, via the coding sequence ATGGACTGGGACAAACTTAGAATCTTTCATGCGGTCGCGGAGGCCGGAAGTTTTACGCACGCCAGCGACACGCTTCACTTGAGCCAGTCCGCCGTCTCCCGCCAGATCAGCACACTGGAAGAAAGTCTCGGGATCGTGCTTTTCCACCGCCACGCGCGCGGCCTGATCCTCAGCGAAGAAGGCGAGCTTCTCCACCGCACCGCGAGCGATATCATCGAAAAACTCACCATGATCGAAAGTCTTCTGGCGGACTCGAAGCAACTGCCGGAAGGCCCCTTGTTGATTACAGCCCCGCCCTTCATCGGCTCCACGTGGCTGGCCCCGCTCCTGAGGGAATTTCGGGAAGATTATCCCGACATCCAGATCACGCTGCGCCTGGACGACAGCATCCTGAACCTGAGCATGCGGGAAGCAGATGTCGCCATCCGGCTTTACAAACCGGAACAGCCGGACCTGATCCAGCGTCATTTGACAGACATTAAATTTCATATCTGCGCTTCGAAAGCGTATCTCGAAAAATACGGACATCCCGAAGACATAAAGGAATTGAAAGACCATACCTTGATCGGGTATCCGGACAACGTGCCGCCGCCTTTTTCAGACCCGAACTGGCTTTTCCGTGTAGCCGGAATCAAACTGCAAAACAACAGCAGGCTCATTATGATGAACTCCCTCCACGGTATCCATGAAACCGTGCGGGCGGGCGCCGGTATCGCCGCCCTGCCGGATTATCTGGTCAAAAACAGCACGCGCACGCAACGCATTCTGACAGAAATCCAGCCTCCCCCGGTATCCATGTATTTTGTCTATCCGGAAGACCGCCGCGATTCCAAACGCATTGCCGTTTTCCGTGATTTTATCCTGAAAACAATTCAGAAAACGGCTTTTTAA
- the trxB gene encoding thioredoxin-disulfide reductase, giving the protein MSAPLHTKVLIIGSGPAGYTAAIYAARANLEPLQLLGREPGGQLTITTDVENYPGFAKAIQGPWLVEQMKAQAEAVGTKMISDMVTDVDFGQRPFRITGESGALYTADSVIICTGAKARWLGLESEKKFMNMGVSACATCDGFFFKGKDVAVIGGGNSAVEEALFLAQICKKVTLVHRRDELRAERIMQERLFAKDNIEVLWDSTLKEVLGIEPGKTKEGEIPGVTGMRVENVKTGETRDIPLEGIFVAIGHDPATELFKGKLEMDKAGYLITAPDSTATDIPGVYAAGDVKDKEYRQAVTAAGMGCMAALEADRFLAAQESTSQAAE; this is encoded by the coding sequence ATGAGCGCCCCCCTCCACACCAAAGTCCTGATTATCGGCTCCGGCCCCGCCGGATATACCGCCGCCATTTATGCCGCCCGCGCCAATCTGGAGCCCCTACAGCTTTTAGGCAGGGAGCCGGGCGGACAGCTGACCATCACAACGGATGTCGAAAACTATCCGGGCTTTGCGAAAGCCATTCAGGGCCCGTGGCTGGTCGAACAGATGAAAGCGCAGGCCGAAGCTGTGGGTACAAAAATGATCTCCGACATGGTAACCGACGTGGATTTCGGACAAAGACCTTTCAGAATCACCGGGGAATCCGGGGCGCTCTACACCGCCGACAGCGTTATCATCTGCACGGGGGCCAAGGCACGCTGGCTGGGGCTGGAGTCAGAGAAAAAATTCATGAATATGGGCGTTTCCGCCTGCGCCACATGCGACGGATTTTTCTTCAAAGGCAAAGACGTTGCTGTTATCGGCGGCGGAAACTCTGCCGTGGAAGAAGCCCTCTTCCTCGCCCAGATTTGTAAAAAAGTAACCCTCGTTCACCGCCGCGATGAGTTGCGCGCCGAGAGAATCATGCAAGAGCGGCTGTTCGCAAAAGACAATATAGAGGTTCTCTGGGACAGCACCCTGAAAGAAGTTTTGGGGATTGAACCGGGCAAAACAAAAGAGGGGGAAATCCCCGGCGTTACCGGCATGCGCGTTGAAAATGTCAAGACAGGCGAAACGCGGGACATCCCTCTCGAAGGCATCTTTGTAGCCATCGGGCATGATCCGGCCACGGAGCTGTTCAAGGGGAAACTGGAGATGGACAAAGCCGGTTATCTGATAACCGCGCCGGATTCCACTGCGACCGATATCCCCGGCGTTTACGCCGCAGGCGACGTCAAGGACAAGGAATACCGTCAGGCCGTCACCGCCGCCGGCATGGGCTGCATGGCCGCACTGGAAGCCGACCGCTTCCTCGCCGCGCAGGAAAGCACCTCTCAGGCCGCTGAATAA
- a CDS encoding mitochondrial fission ELM1 family protein: MAGTENQCLGIAEALNIRPVIKRIGLRQPWKFLSPWLGFEGSYSFTGDKLGPPWPDLLLASGRKSVAAARYIKKASGGKTFAVQIQDPRIDPACFDLVAVPAHDPARGDNVLVTTAAPNRLTQERLDAAKEQFSSLFSPLPAPRVAVLIGGSSKAHRMTPAVMEKLAAQLEPLNAGFMITASRRTDDACMDILKHALKGRHAFIWDGTGENPYFGMLAWADYILVTEDSVSMTSEAATTGKPVYTIPMEGGAARLDKFHEGLRKAGITRLFNGRLENWKYPPLQDAERVAQAIQDRLDWPALFHEKQE, from the coding sequence ATGGCCGGAACGGAAAACCAGTGCCTCGGGATAGCGGAAGCCCTGAACATCCGGCCCGTTATCAAGCGTATCGGGCTGCGCCAGCCCTGGAAGTTTTTATCCCCATGGCTGGGATTTGAAGGAAGCTACAGTTTTACAGGAGACAAACTGGGCCCGCCCTGGCCGGATTTGCTTCTGGCGTCGGGCCGCAAATCCGTTGCCGCCGCCCGCTATATCAAAAAAGCCAGCGGCGGAAAAACCTTCGCCGTCCAGATACAGGACCCGCGTATAGACCCTGCGTGCTTCGACCTCGTAGCCGTCCCCGCGCACGACCCTGCCCGTGGCGACAATGTCCTTGTCACCACCGCCGCCCCGAACAGGCTGACACAGGAGAGGCTGGACGCAGCCAAAGAACAATTTTCCTCCCTGTTTTCTCCACTGCCCGCCCCACGCGTGGCCGTTCTGATCGGCGGGTCCAGCAAGGCGCACCGGATGACTCCCGCCGTCATGGAAAAACTGGCGGCGCAGCTTGAGCCCCTGAATGCAGGTTTTATGATAACGGCTTCCCGCCGGACCGATGACGCCTGCATGGATATCCTGAAACACGCGTTGAAAGGCCGTCATGCTTTCATCTGGGATGGAACCGGGGAGAATCCCTATTTCGGCATGCTGGCCTGGGCGGATTATATTCTGGTGACAGAAGACAGTGTTTCCATGACCTCCGAAGCGGCAACAACGGGAAAACCTGTCTATACCATCCCGATGGAAGGCGGCGCGGCGCGGCTGGATAAATTTCATGAGGGCTTAAGGAAAGCCGGCATCACCCGCCTTTTCAACGGAAGACTTGAAAACTGGAAGTACCCGCCATTACAGGATGCCGAAAGGGTTGCGCAGGCCATCCAAGACAGACTAGACTGGCCTGCCCTTTTCCACGAAAAACAGGAATAA
- a CDS encoding Lrp/AsnC family transcriptional regulator, which translates to MSNKRIKLDRIDRKILKDLQENGRITNVKLAEHAGISAPPCLRRVRALEESGLIKSYHANIDASAMGYGMTVFVQVKLSGQSDADIKKFESQCEKWDMVREAHLVSGDVDFLLRIVARDWEGAQKFLRDDLAAFEGVVSTKTMPLMRTAKQKHGVPIDTDR; encoded by the coding sequence ATGTCTAATAAACGCATAAAGCTTGATAGAATTGACCGGAAAATTCTGAAGGATTTGCAGGAAAATGGCCGGATTACAAACGTAAAACTCGCCGAGCATGCCGGAATTTCGGCGCCGCCCTGCCTTCGCCGTGTACGGGCGCTGGAGGAGTCCGGTTTAATCAAATCCTACCATGCCAACATTGACGCTTCGGCGATGGGGTATGGCATGACGGTTTTCGTGCAGGTAAAGCTTTCCGGGCAATCTGATGCGGATATAAAAAAGTTCGAAAGCCAGTGCGAAAAATGGGATATGGTCCGGGAAGCTCATCTGGTTTCGGGCGATGTCGATTTCCTGCTCCGCATTGTCGCGCGCGACTGGGAAGGCGCCCAGAAATTTTTGAGGGATGATCTTGCCGCTTTTGAAGGGGTCGTTTCGACCAAGACGATGCCGTTGATGCGTACGGCCAAGCAGAAGCACGGCGTCCCGATTGATACTGACAGATAA